A part of Anaerohalosphaeraceae bacterium genomic DNA contains:
- a CDS encoding PEP-CTERM sorting domain-containing protein, with translation MMKKIMFLTLVIGLAGVSQSTLVKVDDFETYNVGLIRDQSTPWTAIGNTMFLSVKEADGNKYLAYGWNSGGPRGGYRPIDPVSSLSTATLFFRVYAGLGTLDHAFGLTDLATPAQDYGNFRLQMGALSVSGQSTKFRLIGRSSSGAQDLVVLDRQVWYNVWAVINHQANTYDVYYTTGLAGATEADKVGTGITYRVGTTNDLIRFLVLANYAGEGDSFRLDDIYLTNGIDLSNPLVPEPASMMLLGLGGLVICRKR, from the coding sequence ATGATGAAAAAGATCATGTTTTTGACCCTGGTGATTGGGTTGGCCGGAGTCAGTCAATCGACACTGGTGAAAGTGGATGATTTTGAAACCTATAATGTGGGTCTGATTCGAGACCAATCGACTCCGTGGACAGCGATTGGAAATACAATGTTTCTCAGCGTAAAAGAGGCAGATGGCAATAAATATCTGGCCTACGGCTGGAACAGCGGCGGTCCTCGCGGGGGATACCGTCCGATAGACCCGGTCAGCAGCTTGTCCACCGCGACACTCTTTTTCCGGGTTTATGCAGGGTTAGGCACTCTTGACCATGCGTTTGGTCTGACGGACCTGGCGACGCCGGCCCAGGACTACGGCAATTTCCGACTGCAGATGGGGGCTCTTTCCGTCAGCGGTCAGAGCACGAAATTTCGGCTGATCGGCCGAAGCAGCAGCGGGGCTCAGGACCTTGTAGTACTGGATCGACAGGTCTGGTACAACGTCTGGGCGGTGATTAACCATCAGGCGAATACTTACGATGTGTACTACACAACCGGTTTGGCCGGAGCGACGGAAGCCGATAAGGTCGGTACGGGTATTACATACCGGGTCGGCACAACGAACGACCTGATTCGGTTTTTGGTGCTGGCAAACTATGCCGGTGAGGGAGATTCGTTCCGTCTGGATGATATTTATCTGACCAACGGGATTGACCTGTCTAATCCGCTGGTTCCGGAGCCGGCTTCGATGATGCTGCTGGGACTGGGCGGACTGGTTATTTGCCGCAAACGCTGA
- a CDS encoding prepilin-type N-terminal cleavage/methylation domain-containing protein, protein MKQVLKSGRGFTLIELLVVIAIIGLLLSIIIPAIGKAKDISKRIICSSNVKQIGVALRTYSHSFDDKLIPMYHLGGSYAGSRYDPSASGTSGGVTNVKPQPYNAVITHQGSLLLSNGQPRPFHLAVLYDLDYFTEPKSFYCPAQPRITDYPYPYYYEAYADRGSWGTYVPTYGGHAFVRTSYNYWIYDKKFYSQLGIRPVVVDNLQEWEVIPHRQNRSGNSAPQGVSALFGDGHVSFCSDRNIFSAETWNNKNRAGDGYSNGPGDDVQTFEKILRAIQGDQ, encoded by the coding sequence ATGAAGCAAGTGTTGAAATCCGGCCGAGGTTTTACGTTGATAGAACTGCTTGTGGTGATAGCGATTATCGGGCTTCTGCTGTCGATTATTATTCCGGCCATCGGAAAAGCCAAAGACATCTCCAAACGGATTATCTGCAGCAGCAATGTCAAACAGATTGGTGTGGCTCTGCGAACCTACAGCCACAGTTTTGATGATAAGCTGATTCCGATGTATCATCTGGGGGGCAGTTATGCAGGCAGCCGATATGACCCGTCTGCGTCCGGGACCAGCGGCGGTGTGACCAATGTAAAGCCGCAGCCGTACAATGCGGTCATTACGCATCAGGGCAGTCTGCTTTTGAGCAACGGCCAGCCTCGTCCGTTTCATTTGGCGGTTTTGTATGATTTGGATTATTTTACAGAGCCGAAGTCCTTTTATTGTCCGGCTCAGCCGCGGATCACGGACTATCCATATCCCTATTATTACGAAGCGTATGCCGACCGGGGTTCCTGGGGGACTTATGTGCCGACCTACGGCGGACATGCTTTCGTGAGGACGTCTTATAATTACTGGATTTATGACAAAAAATTCTACAGTCAGCTGGGAATCCGTCCGGTGGTGGTGGACAACCTGCAGGAATGGGAGGTGATTCCGCATCGGCAGAATCGCAGTGGAAATTCTGCTCCGCAGGGGGTGTCGGCTCTGTTTGGTGACGGGCACGTGAGTTTCTGTTCGGACCGGAATATCTTCAGTGCCGAGACCTGGAACAACAAGAATCGCGCCGGAGACGGATACTCCAACGGGCCGGGAGATGATGTCCAGACGTTTGAAAAGATCCTGCGGGCAATTCAGGGAGACCAATAA
- a CDS encoding LamG-like jellyroll fold domain-containing protein — protein MTSLPNDFYDWMLASLYGMATEEQESALAALLESNPEARREYVDFLMVYAHLHRRKGASLFVEDSSADSLLNEQAWMILAEEEKTAEAVWVERPSEEPAASEAAVQSAAVRSPVSKLSIYSLLLSAAALIFLIAYAYLSPSRNNGLTVGRLQRTVNAVWQDASGRSLTNGSELYPGPIHLVKGLAEVVMEGGATVLFEGPSTFSLETPAQIYLQEGRLVASMNGSGKQAFVVRSPTASLVDYGTEFGVYVKPDGQTEAYVYEGSVQIRDSSDPVKFTRSLLLKTGQGAAADARGQLTAAFVNPYHFVRSSQVEVFEQAPRIGGYYRWRSWVYRLHREDRSLAAHYFFERDADNPDRLVNAAGGGRSSDGLFGGDGRNKPDWVSGRWPQKEAVRFERGKSQAIVIGPEAGLSFGSPLTISTWVYFPDSQQWGGHLISCRQGYRINYQFSLFDDRYVYNYQKNRFEFRQYDGAGKAGFYSQTFVPQSGVWYHFAVVYDGKELRFYVNGSLFQSAPYEGLAKTEPAEIFLGAMKIDDYVLPEGDFDGVVDELMIFRRCLSGGEIRDLYENGKP, from the coding sequence TGGATTTTCTGATGGTGTATGCTCACCTGCATCGGCGAAAGGGGGCCAGTCTTTTTGTAGAAGACTCGTCGGCCGATTCACTGCTGAACGAGCAGGCCTGGATGATTCTTGCAGAAGAAGAAAAGACGGCGGAAGCGGTTTGGGTGGAACGTCCTTCGGAGGAACCTGCAGCGTCGGAAGCGGCAGTCCAATCTGCTGCCGTGCGAAGCCCGGTCAGCAAGCTGTCTATCTATTCGCTGCTTTTGTCTGCGGCGGCCCTGATTTTTTTGATTGCCTATGCGTATCTGTCCCCGTCTCGGAACAATGGGCTGACCGTCGGCCGGCTGCAGCGGACGGTCAATGCCGTTTGGCAGGATGCCAGCGGCCGTTCCCTGACAAACGGCTCTGAACTCTATCCGGGACCGATTCACCTGGTCAAGGGGCTGGCGGAAGTTGTTATGGAAGGAGGGGCGACGGTTCTCTTTGAAGGTCCGTCCACCTTCAGTCTGGAAACCCCGGCACAGATTTATCTGCAGGAAGGGCGTCTGGTGGCCTCCATGAACGGGTCTGGGAAACAGGCCTTTGTCGTGCGTTCTCCGACAGCCAGTCTGGTTGATTACGGGACGGAGTTTGGGGTTTATGTCAAACCGGACGGCCAGACGGAGGCATACGTTTATGAGGGCTCCGTTCAGATTCGGGACTCATCGGACCCGGTGAAGTTTACCCGAAGTCTGCTGCTGAAGACCGGTCAGGGAGCGGCGGCGGATGCACGAGGACAACTGACAGCCGCTTTTGTGAATCCATACCATTTTGTTCGTTCGAGTCAGGTCGAGGTTTTTGAACAGGCCCCCCGAATCGGGGGATATTACCGCTGGCGGTCGTGGGTGTATCGTCTGCATCGGGAAGACCGTTCTTTGGCGGCGCATTACTTTTTTGAACGGGATGCGGACAATCCGGACCGATTGGTCAACGCCGCCGGAGGCGGACGCAGCAGTGACGGTTTGTTTGGAGGCGACGGGCGGAATAAGCCCGATTGGGTGAGCGGACGATGGCCGCAGAAAGAAGCGGTCCGGTTTGAGCGGGGGAAAAGCCAGGCGATTGTGATTGGGCCGGAGGCGGGGCTTTCGTTTGGCTCGCCGCTGACGATTTCGACCTGGGTTTATTTCCCGGACAGTCAGCAATGGGGCGGGCATTTGATTTCCTGCCGGCAAGGGTATCGGATTAATTATCAGTTTTCCCTCTTTGATGACCGGTATGTTTACAATTATCAGAAAAACCGGTTTGAGTTTCGGCAGTATGACGGGGCGGGAAAAGCGGGTTTTTACAGTCAGACATTTGTTCCGCAAAGCGGGGTGTGGTATCACTTCGCGGTTGTTTATGACGGCAAGGAGCTTCGTTTTTATGTTAACGGCAGTCTGTTTCAGTCGGCCCCGTATGAAGGGCTTGCCAAAACGGAGCCGGCGGAGATTTTTCTGGGGGCGATGAAGATTGATGATTATGTTCTGCCGGAAGGAGATTTTGACGGAGTAGTGGATGAGCTGATGATTTTCCGTCGGTGTCTGTCCGGCGGGGAGATTCGGGACTTGTATGAAAACGGCAAACCTTAA